One window of Alosa sapidissima isolate fAloSap1 chromosome 21, fAloSap1.pri, whole genome shotgun sequence genomic DNA carries:
- the aste1b gene encoding protein asteroid homolog 1 isoform X2, with protein MGVHGLTSYVEKDRRFLVNVRLQDTRLVIDGSSLYYSLYFGCGADQQCGGEYEAFAEQVRHFFAALFTCRIQPFVVLDGGMDHSDKKFATFRQRAKRSINDANSLSRGTNGSVLPLLTKAVFMQLLSDLAVPFFQCAAEADMEIATLASQWGCPVLTNDSDFYIFELRAGYIPFRHFQWASVAVGRQAHPSQCSVSARCYTVQRLCSHFRGLTPQMLPLFAVIMGNDYTPAHIKQLFFSRVELPVVAAGRRGNPQVEGLLLWLSQFSSPAEALEEVLELDAGGREQRRGATQSVFSAGMQDYTLPPRSSLAQFFSGGLNPLPGSMEVPEILAAQPQWLLRGIVTGRLPSLVQDVLVLQRVMLIAQVENCRLPSSHCTSLAIRQVIYGLLLLGRQQAPAHAPAGRGRGRGRGGRGSRGTRGCRHGGQSEAEGCVHIAPTVVEYDRCDLNLTKSTVDPVQLSGAPHVQIEMMDQTSVSARVQVLLRVLHIEERALGTVPPTLRLPMCVTSFWLQRSRPRPDPTILQAVILGLTFGELSYRRTITGDPMCSRPGVAAVLHRLHQLRVQRKERRGLNLEVAHALSQWQSCMWAALCLNQLLCCPLPDPPCAWLFSGTLLHAVQAALRQGASVEDFLAGDPFPGQLFSSLMEATLQPCGPGPTGHLGPSSSGARKRGRGQRKHPPQGRGQAPRGRVQRVDERGLNNRFAMLMSDEDYDEEDCKRDVRYSDTGWIR; from the exons ATGGGGGTGCATGGCCTCACCAGCTACGTGGAGAAGGACCGCCGCTTCCTTGTTAACGTGCGTCTCCAGGACACCCGGCTGGTGATCGATGGCAGCAGCCTGTACTACAGCCTGTATTTCGGCTGTGGCGCAGACCAGCAGTGCGGTGGGGAGTATGAGGCTTTCGCAGAGCAGGTGCGCCACTTCTTCGCTGCGCTCTTCACCTGCAGGATCCAGCCCTTTGTGGTGTTGGATGGGGGGATGGATCACAGTGACAAGAAGTTCGCCACCTTCCGGCAGCGCGCCAAGAGGTCCATCAACGATGCCAACTCCCTCTCCCGCGGAACGAACGGTTCTGTGCTTCCCCTGCTCACCAAGGCCGTCTTCATGCAGCTGCTCTCCGACTTGGCCGTCCCCTTCTTCCAGTGTGCAGCAGAGGCCGACATGGAGATCGCGACCCTGGCCAGCCAGTGGGGCTGCCCCGTACTGACCAATGACAGTGACTTCTACATATTTGAACTGCGTGCGGGTTACATACCCTTCAGGCACTTTCAGTGGGCCAGCGTGGCGGTGGGCAGGCAGGCCCACCCGTCGCAGTGTTCCGTCTCGGCCCGCTGCTACACCGTGCAGCGCCTCTGTTCCCACTTCAGGGGACTGACCCCGCAGATGTTGCCTTTGTTTGCCGTAATCATGGGGAACGATTACACTCCCGCTCACATCAAACAGCTGTTCTTCAGCCGCGTGGAGCTGCCCGTGGTGGCAGCGGGGAGGAGGGGGAACCCCCAGGTCGAGGGCCTCCTCCTGTGGCTGTCTCAGTTCAGCAGCCCTGCTGAGGCCCTGGAGGAGGTGCTGGAGCTTGACgcaggagggagagaacagaggagaggcgCCACGCAGTCCGTTTTCTCTGCAGGGATGCAGGACTACACTCTCCCACCTCGAAGCAGCTTGGCGCAGTTCTTCTCTGGAGGTTTGAACCCTCTTCCAGGCTCGATGGAGGTCCCTGAAATACTTGCTGCCCAGCCACAGTGGCTCTTGCGGGGGATCGTCACGGGCAGGTTGCCCTCTCTGGTCCAGGATGTGCTGGTGCTCCAGAGGGTCATGCTGATCGCCCAGGTGGAGAACTGCAGGTTACCCAGCAGCCACTGCACCTCGCTGGCCATTCGGCAGGTCATCTACGGGCTGCTTCTCCTCGGCCGCCAGCAGGCCCCGGCTCACGCTCCTGcgggcagaggaagaggaagaggaagaggagggcgaGGCAGCAGGGGGACAAGAGGCTGTAGACATGGTGGCCAATCAGAAGCAGAGGGATGTGTTCACATCGCCCCCACTGTGGTGGAGTATGACAGATGTGATCTCAACCTGACAAAAAGCACAGTCGACCCTGTTCAACTGAGTGGTGCTCCTCATGTGCAGATAGAGATGATGGACCAG acGTCAGTGTCTGCGCGTGTACAGGTGCTGTTGAGAGTTCTTCATATTGAAGAGCGTGCCTTGGGCACAGTGCCCCCCACCCTCAGGCTTCCTATGTGTGTGACCTCTTTCTGGCTGCAGCGCTCCAGGCCTCGGCCTGACCCCACCATCCTACAGGCTGTCATTCTGGGCCTTACATTTGGGGAGCTAAGCTATCGCAGAACCATTACTGGAG ATCCCATGTGCAGCAGGCCGGGTGTTGCTGCCGTTCTCCACCGACTCCACCAGCTCCGCGTCCAGAGGAAGGAGCGGCGCGGGCTGAACCTGGAGGTGGCCCATGCTCTCAGCCAGTGGCAGTCATGCATGTGGGCAGCGCTGTGTCTAAACCAGCTGCTGTGTTGCCCCCTTCCAGATCCTCCATGTGCCTG GTTGTTCAGTGGGACTCTGCTTCATGCTGTGCAGGCAGCGCTGAGACAGGGGGCTTCTGTAGAAGATTTCTTGGCTGGGGACCCCTTTCCTGGGcagctcttctcttctctaatGGAGGCCACACTACAGCCATGTGGCCCTGGCCCCACCGGCCATCTTGGACCATCTTCTTCAGGGGCCAGGAAGAGGGGAAGGGGACAGAGGAAGCATCCACCGCAAGGGAGAGGCCAGGCGCCGAGAGGGAGGGTCCAAAGGGTTGACGAGCGTGGCCTTAACAACCGCTTTGCCATGTTGATGAGTGATGAAGACTATGATGAAGAAGA TTGCAAAAGGGATGTCCGTTACTCAGACACTGGTTGGATCAGATGA
- the aste1b gene encoding protein asteroid homolog 1 isoform X3 — MGVHGLTSYVEKDRRFLVNVRLQDTRLVIDGSSLYYSLYFGCGADQQCGGEYEAFAEQVRHFFAALFTCRIQPFVVLDGGMDHSDKKFATFRQRAKRSINDANSLSRGTNGSVLPLLTKAVFMQLLSDLAVPFFQCAAEADMEIATLASQWGCPVLTNDSDFYIFELRAGYIPFRHFQWASVAVGRQAHPSQCSVSARCYTVQRLCSHFRGLTPQMLPLFAVIMGNDYTPAHIKQLFFSRVELPVVAAGRRGNPQVEGLLLWLSQFSSPAEALEEVLELDAGGREQRRGATQSVFSAGMQDYTLPPRSSLAQFFSGGLNPLPGSMEVPEILAAQPQWLLRGIVTGRLPSLVQDVLVLQRVMLIAQVENCRLPSSHCTSLAIRQVIYGLLLLGRQQAPAHAPAGRGRGRGRGGRGSRGTRGCRHGGQSEAEGCVHIAPTVVEYDRCDLNLTKSTVDPVQLSGAPHVQIEMMDQTSVSARVQVLLRVLHIEERALGTVPPTLRLPMCVTSFWLQRSRPRPDPTILQAVILGLTFGELSYRRTITGDPMCSRPGVAAVLHRLHQLRVQRKERRGLNLEVAHALSQWQSCMWAALCLNQLLCCPLPDPPCAWLFSGTLLHAVQAALRQGASVEDFLAGDPFPGQLFSSLMEATLQPCGPGPTGHLGPSSSGARKRGRGQRKHPPQGRGQAPRGRVQRVDERGLNNRFAMLMSDEDYDEEE, encoded by the exons ATGGGGGTGCATGGCCTCACCAGCTACGTGGAGAAGGACCGCCGCTTCCTTGTTAACGTGCGTCTCCAGGACACCCGGCTGGTGATCGATGGCAGCAGCCTGTACTACAGCCTGTATTTCGGCTGTGGCGCAGACCAGCAGTGCGGTGGGGAGTATGAGGCTTTCGCAGAGCAGGTGCGCCACTTCTTCGCTGCGCTCTTCACCTGCAGGATCCAGCCCTTTGTGGTGTTGGATGGGGGGATGGATCACAGTGACAAGAAGTTCGCCACCTTCCGGCAGCGCGCCAAGAGGTCCATCAACGATGCCAACTCCCTCTCCCGCGGAACGAACGGTTCTGTGCTTCCCCTGCTCACCAAGGCCGTCTTCATGCAGCTGCTCTCCGACTTGGCCGTCCCCTTCTTCCAGTGTGCAGCAGAGGCCGACATGGAGATCGCGACCCTGGCCAGCCAGTGGGGCTGCCCCGTACTGACCAATGACAGTGACTTCTACATATTTGAACTGCGTGCGGGTTACATACCCTTCAGGCACTTTCAGTGGGCCAGCGTGGCGGTGGGCAGGCAGGCCCACCCGTCGCAGTGTTCCGTCTCGGCCCGCTGCTACACCGTGCAGCGCCTCTGTTCCCACTTCAGGGGACTGACCCCGCAGATGTTGCCTTTGTTTGCCGTAATCATGGGGAACGATTACACTCCCGCTCACATCAAACAGCTGTTCTTCAGCCGCGTGGAGCTGCCCGTGGTGGCAGCGGGGAGGAGGGGGAACCCCCAGGTCGAGGGCCTCCTCCTGTGGCTGTCTCAGTTCAGCAGCCCTGCTGAGGCCCTGGAGGAGGTGCTGGAGCTTGACgcaggagggagagaacagaggagaggcgCCACGCAGTCCGTTTTCTCTGCAGGGATGCAGGACTACACTCTCCCACCTCGAAGCAGCTTGGCGCAGTTCTTCTCTGGAGGTTTGAACCCTCTTCCAGGCTCGATGGAGGTCCCTGAAATACTTGCTGCCCAGCCACAGTGGCTCTTGCGGGGGATCGTCACGGGCAGGTTGCCCTCTCTGGTCCAGGATGTGCTGGTGCTCCAGAGGGTCATGCTGATCGCCCAGGTGGAGAACTGCAGGTTACCCAGCAGCCACTGCACCTCGCTGGCCATTCGGCAGGTCATCTACGGGCTGCTTCTCCTCGGCCGCCAGCAGGCCCCGGCTCACGCTCCTGcgggcagaggaagaggaagaggaagaggagggcgaGGCAGCAGGGGGACAAGAGGCTGTAGACATGGTGGCCAATCAGAAGCAGAGGGATGTGTTCACATCGCCCCCACTGTGGTGGAGTATGACAGATGTGATCTCAACCTGACAAAAAGCACAGTCGACCCTGTTCAACTGAGTGGTGCTCCTCATGTGCAGATAGAGATGATGGACCAG acGTCAGTGTCTGCGCGTGTACAGGTGCTGTTGAGAGTTCTTCATATTGAAGAGCGTGCCTTGGGCACAGTGCCCCCCACCCTCAGGCTTCCTATGTGTGTGACCTCTTTCTGGCTGCAGCGCTCCAGGCCTCGGCCTGACCCCACCATCCTACAGGCTGTCATTCTGGGCCTTACATTTGGGGAGCTAAGCTATCGCAGAACCATTACTGGAG ATCCCATGTGCAGCAGGCCGGGTGTTGCTGCCGTTCTCCACCGACTCCACCAGCTCCGCGTCCAGAGGAAGGAGCGGCGCGGGCTGAACCTGGAGGTGGCCCATGCTCTCAGCCAGTGGCAGTCATGCATGTGGGCAGCGCTGTGTCTAAACCAGCTGCTGTGTTGCCCCCTTCCAGATCCTCCATGTGCCTG GTTGTTCAGTGGGACTCTGCTTCATGCTGTGCAGGCAGCGCTGAGACAGGGGGCTTCTGTAGAAGATTTCTTGGCTGGGGACCCCTTTCCTGGGcagctcttctcttctctaatGGAGGCCACACTACAGCCATGTGGCCCTGGCCCCACCGGCCATCTTGGACCATCTTCTTCAGGGGCCAGGAAGAGGGGAAGGGGACAGAGGAAGCATCCACCGCAAGGGAGAGGCCAGGCGCCGAGAGGGAGGGTCCAAAGGGTTGACGAGCGTGGCCTTAACAACCGCTTTGCCATGTTGATGAGTGATGAAGACTATGATGAAGAAGAGTAA
- the aste1b gene encoding protein asteroid homolog 1 isoform X1 yields the protein MGVHGLTSYVEKDRRFLVNVRLQDTRLVIDGSSLYYSLYFGCGADQQCGGEYEAFAEQVRHFFAALFTCRIQPFVVLDGGMDHSDKKFATFRQRAKRSINDANSLSRGTNGSVLPLLTKAVFMQLLSDLAVPFFQCAAEADMEIATLASQWGCPVLTNDSDFYIFELRAGYIPFRHFQWASVAVGRQAHPSQCSVSARCYTVQRLCSHFRGLTPQMLPLFAVIMGNDYTPAHIKQLFFSRVELPVVAAGRRGNPQVEGLLLWLSQFSSPAEALEEVLELDAGGREQRRGATQSVFSAGMQDYTLPPRSSLAQFFSGGLNPLPGSMEVPEILAAQPQWLLRGIVTGRLPSLVQDVLVLQRVMLIAQVENCRLPSSHCTSLAIRQVIYGLLLLGRQQAPAHAPAGRGRGRGRGGRGSRGTRGCRHGGQSEAEGCVHIAPTVVEYDRCDLNLTKSTVDPVQLSGAPHVQIEMMDQTSVSARVQVLLRVLHIEERALGTVPPTLRLPMCVTSFWLQRSRPRPDPTILQAVILGLTFGELSYRRTITGDPMCSRPGVAAVLHRLHQLRVQRKERRGLNLEVAHALSQWQSCMWAALCLNQLLCCPLPDPPCAWLFSGTLLHAVQAALRQGASVEDFLAGDPFPGQLFSSLMEATLQPCGPGPTGHLGPSSSGARKRGRGQRKHPPQGRGQAPRGRVQRVDERGLNNRFAMLMSDEDYDEEESTTWPYGLLSTRWCFSDVMGPRGCSCQNLPIFVLVYKLMILIFLAASCAFHLLLPHSCFLVYIVLAGSQWEGIPFS from the exons ATGGGGGTGCATGGCCTCACCAGCTACGTGGAGAAGGACCGCCGCTTCCTTGTTAACGTGCGTCTCCAGGACACCCGGCTGGTGATCGATGGCAGCAGCCTGTACTACAGCCTGTATTTCGGCTGTGGCGCAGACCAGCAGTGCGGTGGGGAGTATGAGGCTTTCGCAGAGCAGGTGCGCCACTTCTTCGCTGCGCTCTTCACCTGCAGGATCCAGCCCTTTGTGGTGTTGGATGGGGGGATGGATCACAGTGACAAGAAGTTCGCCACCTTCCGGCAGCGCGCCAAGAGGTCCATCAACGATGCCAACTCCCTCTCCCGCGGAACGAACGGTTCTGTGCTTCCCCTGCTCACCAAGGCCGTCTTCATGCAGCTGCTCTCCGACTTGGCCGTCCCCTTCTTCCAGTGTGCAGCAGAGGCCGACATGGAGATCGCGACCCTGGCCAGCCAGTGGGGCTGCCCCGTACTGACCAATGACAGTGACTTCTACATATTTGAACTGCGTGCGGGTTACATACCCTTCAGGCACTTTCAGTGGGCCAGCGTGGCGGTGGGCAGGCAGGCCCACCCGTCGCAGTGTTCCGTCTCGGCCCGCTGCTACACCGTGCAGCGCCTCTGTTCCCACTTCAGGGGACTGACCCCGCAGATGTTGCCTTTGTTTGCCGTAATCATGGGGAACGATTACACTCCCGCTCACATCAAACAGCTGTTCTTCAGCCGCGTGGAGCTGCCCGTGGTGGCAGCGGGGAGGAGGGGGAACCCCCAGGTCGAGGGCCTCCTCCTGTGGCTGTCTCAGTTCAGCAGCCCTGCTGAGGCCCTGGAGGAGGTGCTGGAGCTTGACgcaggagggagagaacagaggagaggcgCCACGCAGTCCGTTTTCTCTGCAGGGATGCAGGACTACACTCTCCCACCTCGAAGCAGCTTGGCGCAGTTCTTCTCTGGAGGTTTGAACCCTCTTCCAGGCTCGATGGAGGTCCCTGAAATACTTGCTGCCCAGCCACAGTGGCTCTTGCGGGGGATCGTCACGGGCAGGTTGCCCTCTCTGGTCCAGGATGTGCTGGTGCTCCAGAGGGTCATGCTGATCGCCCAGGTGGAGAACTGCAGGTTACCCAGCAGCCACTGCACCTCGCTGGCCATTCGGCAGGTCATCTACGGGCTGCTTCTCCTCGGCCGCCAGCAGGCCCCGGCTCACGCTCCTGcgggcagaggaagaggaagaggaagaggagggcgaGGCAGCAGGGGGACAAGAGGCTGTAGACATGGTGGCCAATCAGAAGCAGAGGGATGTGTTCACATCGCCCCCACTGTGGTGGAGTATGACAGATGTGATCTCAACCTGACAAAAAGCACAGTCGACCCTGTTCAACTGAGTGGTGCTCCTCATGTGCAGATAGAGATGATGGACCAG acGTCAGTGTCTGCGCGTGTACAGGTGCTGTTGAGAGTTCTTCATATTGAAGAGCGTGCCTTGGGCACAGTGCCCCCCACCCTCAGGCTTCCTATGTGTGTGACCTCTTTCTGGCTGCAGCGCTCCAGGCCTCGGCCTGACCCCACCATCCTACAGGCTGTCATTCTGGGCCTTACATTTGGGGAGCTAAGCTATCGCAGAACCATTACTGGAG ATCCCATGTGCAGCAGGCCGGGTGTTGCTGCCGTTCTCCACCGACTCCACCAGCTCCGCGTCCAGAGGAAGGAGCGGCGCGGGCTGAACCTGGAGGTGGCCCATGCTCTCAGCCAGTGGCAGTCATGCATGTGGGCAGCGCTGTGTCTAAACCAGCTGCTGTGTTGCCCCCTTCCAGATCCTCCATGTGCCTG GTTGTTCAGTGGGACTCTGCTTCATGCTGTGCAGGCAGCGCTGAGACAGGGGGCTTCTGTAGAAGATTTCTTGGCTGGGGACCCCTTTCCTGGGcagctcttctcttctctaatGGAGGCCACACTACAGCCATGTGGCCCTGGCCCCACCGGCCATCTTGGACCATCTTCTTCAGGGGCCAGGAAGAGGGGAAGGGGACAGAGGAAGCATCCACCGCAAGGGAGAGGCCAGGCGCCGAGAGGGAGGGTCCAAAGGGTTGACGAGCGTGGCCTTAACAACCGCTTTGCCATGTTGATGAGTGATGAAGACTATGATGAAGAAGA GTCTACAACTTGGCCTTACGGGTTGTTAAGTACAAGATGGTGCTTTTCAGACGTGATGGGCCCACGTGGCTGCAGTTGCCAGAATTTGCCTATATTTGTGCTTGTTTACAAATTGATGATATTAATTTTTCTGGCTGCCAGTTGTGCCTTTCATCTGCTCTTACCGCATAGCTGCTTTTTAGTGTACATTGTGTTGGCAGGATCTCAGTGGGAAGGCATCCCATTCTCATGA